DNA sequence from the Colletotrichum higginsianum IMI 349063 chromosome 10, whole genome shotgun sequence genome:
CCAAACTTCCGTTGGCACTGACCAAAGTCAAGAATGCCGCTTGTATCCCCGGATCCAGTACTGGGATTGTAGGAAGACCCCACAACAGATCGAGTGCCATGGTTCCGCAGGATTGACCAAAACCAGATCGAATCTCCTCAGCAACTGGAGGGATATTAGTGGGTATCCAGACTGACAAGACTGTCGAAAGCGGCGCGGTGACTAACCTCGACAAAGACTTTGTTCAGCTCCATCAGAGCCACGTTTCGGCCCAGGCAGTGCCATCGACCGTGGCCGAAGACGAGTTCCAACGTGCTCTCCATCACTCTTAGTTTCTccgcgtcggcctcgagccaCCGCTCCGGTCGAAAGAAATGGGAGTCGGCCCCCCAGACGTCAGGTCTGCGGAAGATGCCCCACACACAGTACCCTATCCTGGTGCCTTCGGGCAGGTGGACGCCCTTGAAAGTGTCACCGGCTCCTCCGTTGGACACTTCTTTCGACATCTGGCCTACGACCGGCGGGAAGATGCGAAGGCCCTCTTTGATAACGGCCTGCAGATACGGCATCTCACGCGCTTCCGCCTCGGAAACGACGGCCCGCGAGAGCCCGGCGGCATCGATCTCGGCCCGGAGGGCGGCGGTCACCCGAGGACTCGTGATGATGTGAAGCACAGTCGCCCggatcgccgtcgccgtcgtgtCGGAGCCAGCCAGACTTTTTATCCATTTTTTGTCACTATCAGAGAACGGTGGTGCCCATGAGGGGGAGTCTGGCCCCCTTTAAGGCCTCGTAGGCTGCGGGATTCTTACAGCTGCATGAGAATTTCCGActcggcttcggcttggGTGAGCCCTCGGGCGACAAAAGACCCGAGCATGTCTTTCTGGATTTTCTTTCTGGGTCCGAAACGCGTAGCCGCGACTTGCTTGGCGATACTGAAGTTTGCCGAAATGGCTTTGTGAGCGACTTCCATGAGACCTAGAGAGAGGCACATCGAGGTGGGAAGAGAACGACATTACTAAACGCGTAATTTACTTTACCTCATGATCTTTCCGACGCCGATGCTATCTTCCTCCGAGGGCATCATCCTTCGGAacaagggcgacgagaggAGCGTCAGCAGCCACGGCAATACACTGGTCATGATGATGGTCGGCATGTTCTGGTCCATCGTCTCGATGTACCCATGCACGTCCGAGTCGGTCTCCAAGTCCCCGAACGGCTCCCCGAAAGCGATATCCGAGATGGCGTCGAGTGTGAAGTACTGTGCTTTGAGCCCAAAGTCGAAAGGCTCGTCCCGGGAAACGTACTTTTCGAGCAAGCCGACGAGCCGCAGGACGTTCTGGTCAatcttggcctcgaggccctcgattTCTTTCCCCGAGTACTGTGGATGTAACTTCAGCTGTGTGATACTAGGAGGGTCTTGGACGCTGGCTTTGTTTTCCTTACACCTGCGGCCATCTTTGACCGAAGTTTTTGATGCAAGTCGTCGTCTCTCATCGACAGCACGTTGTCCTTTCCGGGCTTGAGCCTCATCCCATCGTACCAATTGGACCGCTTATAGGTCGATCGCACATTGAGCATGTGCTTCATCAGGTCCGGGTCGCTGGTGATGAGATCGTTCGGCCCGACGCGGACGATGGGCCCTGTCCAGCGGGAAGAAATCAGCCGGTCAGTCACTCACACGTCTTCAAGGAGTCGAGGGCGGTTAGGTTGAAGCGTGAGAAAGCCTACCGTACTTCTCGCAAGCCTCGTAAAAGTCAAGATGCGCCCTGCCGCCATCGACCGCCCGGACGAGCCACCACTTGGACAAGCCGGCGGATGGAGGCCCTCGGATGTGCCGCAGCCGCATGTACTGGCGGACGGTTGATACGACGCCGTAAGCGATGAGCACCAAAACAGCGACCGCGACACTCGCGTATGCAGAGTAAGCCCGACTCATGGTCACCCTGAATATGGCGGACGACCGATTCGCGTGCAAAGTTGAAGCAAGCATGGACGCAAGAGGAACTCAGCGCCTTTGGTTGAGGAAACGCGAAAGCGAAAAACTCAAAAGAAATTCTGAGACGAACGCCCCTTGTTTTCCTGCCATGTTTCTTCACCAAAGGCCGTTAGATCCTGCAAAGGGGCATACGGGCTTGCGGGACGATATGGCAATGCTTCTTAGGATTGTTAATCTCATGACAATGCCACCATCTACTACGCTTCTTCGACCAGTACTGTCTGTGGGCAACACACCCGCGATGGGCCCAGACTGAGGATTCCTCGGGCAGCGGACACGGCAGACGTGGAAAAGTAGCTTTCCCGCACGGAGCAGGACCCGGCATGACAGAGTTGCGATCCAATGACGCGTTTGCCGTGCTGAGAACGCACACACATACAGGTAGACACACTCCAGACGTCATATTTGGGTCTCATCTGCTGTCTGCTCCAGACAAAGAGGGGTAGGGGGACAACGCAGTAAGGTTATCCATATTAAGCCCTGTCAGGATCAACCCTTGATCTGCAGACCCCGGCTTGAGTCGCCAGTTCGCCACGCACTCCGAGGAGCTTGATGAGACCACATGTCTTTCTTTTGACCTCCTAGAATTCGCATTGTCGATTTTCACCCTACGTTTAATTCGACGTTTCTCTCAGTCGCACGCCGTGTTTTCACTTTCCACCAAACAACTGGGCATCTCACCTTCCCGCCCGCCATCCGGTCCCCGAACGGCTCACCATGGCGGACCCGACCCCGGCGTACGCCGATCCGCTCGAAGCAGACGTCAGTTGCGCAGGACAAAGCCTCACGACGCCCGTGGAAGCTCACCTCAATCACAGAACGGAAACGAAAACtacgccgacgatgacgcgGATTCCGCCATGGGAGTCGTGAGTCGAACCTCGGTCGATGGGGGCCTTTTTTTATAACGCGGAGCTGCTGACCAGTTTCTTGTAGTCCGTACTCgagtcgtcttcgtccatgACGAGCAGCATCATGCAATACCGCGAGGAAAACGGGAGGACTTACCACGCGTTTCGAGAAGGGAGTGAGTTGTTTTACTTGTTTTGCTCGAGCGGAACTTTTCTCCTGACGTTGATCGATAACCAGGATATGTCCTGCCTAACGACGCGGTAAGAAACCCCGCAACCCATAACATCGTTTCCAATGCTTCGATGTTGGCCATAAGCTGACGAAGAGGTGCGCAGGTTGAAAACGACAGGCTAGGTGAGGCTCACAAGCTCAAGGAGGTGGCCAAGGTCTTTCACCGAGTCCTGACGATCGAAGCTATCCAGACCTCCAACATCATCTATGCACTCTCACCTTTGATGAGAAGCTATTCCTCTGTCCGGCGGGCCAGGCGAAGCCGCTTCGCCGAGTTCTTGATgccggcaccggcactgGCATCTGGGCCATGGATTTTGGTAATTACGACAACCTTCAACCCCGGTTCCCAGGCAACCGATGAACGGGCTGACACTTTCTTCCGTCGACAGCCGACGTCCACCCAGAGACACTGGTAGGCTGGGAAAAGCACCCAGGAACATCCAGGACTAACAAACCTCCTTCAGGTCACCGGCGTTGACCTCAGTCCGATACAGCCACTATTGTAAGACTTCCAAGCAAAGTGTGCTGTTCATGACTTATTTCCAAAAAACAAAACTCAGTGTCCCGCCGAACGTGACTTTCTACATCGACGACTTGGAAGACGACTGGACGTACTCCTACAAGTTCGACTTCGTCTATGGCCGAATGCTCACAGGCTCGATTGCCGACTGGCCCAGGTTCATCCACCAAAGCTACGAGTACGTCTACAGGCCACAACATAAACACGGAGCGCACGACATGAAGCTATGAAAGGGGCTGATGGTCGATTCAGATTTCTCGAGCCGGGGGGGTGGATCGAGCTGACGGACATCCTGCTCGACCTGCAGAGTGATGACGGCACCGTCGGTCCGGACTGCGCCGCCCAGAGGTGGGCGGTGCACATGCGCGAGGCTGCGGCGATATGGAAGCGGCCGCTGGACAGCTGCATGTTCTACAAGCAGCAGCTGGCGGAGGCGGGCTTCACCAACGTCACGGAGAGGGTCTACAAGTGGCCCTCCAACCCGTGGCCGAAGGACGGCAAGTTCAAGGAGCTAGGTGAGCGGTGTTTTTTTTATCCCCTTGCGCGGGCCATGCCGGTACCCATAGGGCGGCCGATTCCCGCCAGGTCAACTGACGCGAGGGGTCCCTAGGCATGTGGACGTACGAGAACTTAGGAGTAGGCTTGTCCGGGCTGAGCCTGGCCCTGTTCACGAGGGCGCTGGGGTGGTCGAAGGAGCAACTGGAAGTGTTTCTGGTCGATGTGAGAA
Encoded proteins:
- a CDS encoding Cytochrome P450, which codes for MLASTLHANRSSAIFRVTMSRAYSAYASVAVAVLVLIAYGVVSTVRQYMRLRHIRGPPSAGLSKWWLVRAVDGGRAHLDFYEACEKYGPIVRVGPNDLITSDPDLMKHMLNVRSTYKRSNWYDGMRLKPGKDNVLSMRDDDLHQKLRSKMAAGYSGKEIEGLEAKIDQNVLRLVGLLEKYVSRDEPFDFGLKAQYFTLDAISDIAFGEPFGDLETDSDVHGYIETMDQNMPTIIMTSVLPWLLTLLSSPLFRRMMPSEEDSIGVGKIMSIAKQVAATRFGPRKKIQKDMLGSFVARGLTQAEAESEILMQLLAGSDTTATAIRATVLHIITSPRVTAALRAEIDAAGLSRAVVSEAEAREMPYLQAVIKEGLRIFPPVVGQMSKEVSNGGAGDTFKGVHLPEGTRIGYCVWGIFRRPDVWGADSHFFRPERWLEADAEKLRVMESTLELVFGHGRWHCLGRNVALMELNKVFVEVSHRAAFDSLLLRRFDLVLVNPAEPWHSICCGVFLQSQYWIRGYKRHS
- a CDS encoding TAM domain methyltransferase, with amino-acid sequence MGVSVLESSSSMTSSIMQYREENGRTYHAFREGRYVLPNDAVENDRLGEAHKLKEVAKVFHRVLTIEAIQTSNIIYALSPLMRSYSSVRRARRSRFAEFLMPAPALASGPWILVITTTFNPGSQATDERADTFFRRQPTSTQRHWSPALTSVRYSHYCKTSKQSVLFMTYFQKTKLSVPPNVTFYIDDLEDDWTYSYKFDFVYGRMLTGSIADWPRFIHQSYEFLEPGGWIELTDILLDLQSDDGTVGPDCAAQRWAVHMREAAAIWKRPLDSCMFYKQQLAEAGFTNVTERVYKWPSNPWPKDGKFKELGQLTRGVPRHVDVRELRSRLVRAEPGPVHEGAGVVEGATGSVSGRCEKGHERQVDTWLVADVSRVAPPLPLFVFLPPSEKKTAERFLVDTSSTRRNQNEQLLDTGDTWGERQVNGSVR